In Legionella israelensis, the genomic window AGGACCAAAAGAATTTTCATTAATATTGAATGAGGAGGAAGAAAAAGCGTTGTAATACGGAGTAAGGCATAAATGCCAACTTTAGTTAATAAGCCCGCTAACAGACCGCCAGCAGAGATACTGGTTAAATGATAGGATACAGGCAACCAAAAATAATAGGGAAATAAGGCCGATTTTATGGCAAAAGCTATCAGTAGTAATGATAGCGCAGCCACATAGGTGCTTGAAGTTTGTGATTTCAATGCAAGTTGCCCTATATCCAGCGTACCGCTGAAGCCATAAAGAAAGCCTATTGATAAGAGCATAATTAATGTTGCCAGCAAATTTAAGGCGATGTAGGAAATCAGCCCAGACAAAATATTTTCTCTTGTTAGTGTCATGATAACGGCGGATGCAAGGATCATGACTTCAAACCAGACATATAAATTAAACAAATCCCCGGTAGAAAAGGAACCCGTAACACCGGCGATAATGAACCAGAAGGAGGGATAGAAAAATGCTTTTTGGTTAATACTCCTGTCGTTGATGGAGTAAATGGAAACGGCAAGAACGATAATTGCGGTAACCAATAACATAAGAGAAGACAAATAATCGAGAATAAAAGATATGGCAAAGCCTGAGGGATGATTTCCGAGGTTAAGTATAACTATACCTTGTTGCTGAACTTGTGAATATAAATAGAAAGTGAAAAACAGGTAAAACATTGCTCCAGTCAGGTGCACAATTTGTTGTAGGCGCTGAAAAGTAAGAAAAAGCAGCGCTAATAATGCCGTAAGTAAACAACATATTAAGGGGGCAATTATCATGTTATTCATGCATGCCTCTTTTATTCTTGGATTCGCCTCTCTTTCTAGATGTATTGAACTGAAAACGATGGTGGTTTTTATAAAATAAATGAAGGAGTATCAGAGAGAAAATAATCACCGCAAAAGCAATGACAATAGACGTAAGAACCATGGCCTGAGGTAAAGGATTTATGCTTTGCGAAGTCGTTTTATCATCGATAAATGCCGGTTGAGATAAATATACACGTCCAGATAACAGGATAGTGATGTTAATGATTGAGGAAAAAAGAATTAAGCCATAAAGCCAACGACCAAGTTGTCTGCTCATTAACAAATATGAGGCCAGAGAAGTAAGCAGCCCTGTCATGATAATCAGTAAACTCATTGTGACTGCTCCAGTTGTTCTATCAATATACTTAAAATGGAAAAACAAACCATTAGATAAATGCCGATATCAAACAATAATGGTGAGTTTATCCAGGGTATTCTTTTTATCCAAATCCCTGTTAAAAAGCTTTCACCCACGAAAATCCCCCAAAGGCCACTTAGTAAAAGGAAAAATAAACCCAAACACAACCATGTTAAGGGTGGAAAAAAAATAATGGCCAACAAGTGTCGTTTGTCATAGGCAAGTAAATAC contains:
- a CDS encoding MnhB domain-containing protein, with the translated sequence MNSLILQTISRLLLGWLLFFSLWILLRGHNAAGGGFIGGLLAASAFALYLLAYDKRHLLAIIFFPPLTWLCLGLFFLLLSGLWGIFVGESFLTGIWIKRIPWINSPLLFDIGIYLMVCFSILSILIEQLEQSQ
- a CDS encoding NADH-quinone oxidoreductase subunit K yields the protein MSLLIIMTGLLTSLASYLLMSRQLGRWLYGLILFSSIINITILLSGRVYLSQPAFIDDKTTSQSINPLPQAMVLTSIVIAFAVIIFSLILLHLFYKNHHRFQFNTSRKRGESKNKRGMHE
- a CDS encoding proton-conducting transporter membrane subunit, producing the protein MNNMIIAPLICCLLTALLALLFLTFQRLQQIVHLTGAMFYLFFTFYLYSQVQQQGIVILNLGNHPSGFAISFILDYLSSLMLLVTAIIVLAVSIYSINDRSINQKAFFYPSFWFIIAGVTGSFSTGDLFNLYVWFEVMILASAVIMTLTRENILSGLISYIALNLLATLIMLLSIGFLYGFSGTLDIGQLALKSQTSSTYVAALSLLLIAFAIKSALFPYYFWLPVSYHLTSISAGGLLAGLLTKVGIYALLRITTLFLPPHSILMKILLVLSCLTMLGGVFGAMSDFHVRRILSFHIISQIGYMALGLAMGTTLALTASIFYIVHHILVKTNLFLITGIFTRYSGHTDLRQMGGFFQKKPILAILFFIPAFSLAGLPPLSGLWAKYLLLNAAISSGFWLSAFVALLVGFFTLYSMVKIWRYAFLQPFLSPLKQIPTKEKILLYMPSLFLASLTLFIGLYPESLYKAAKQAAVAMYKPESYLRTAHGEKNA